The Clostridium sp. AWRP genome has a window encoding:
- the alr gene encoding alanine racemase, with protein sequence MFKDYRPVWEEINLDNLVYNIRQIKLKVGNNKGLIGVVKANAYGHGALEVSQVLLENGVNRLAVSELDEAIELRENGIKAPIMILGIVPDTFLNDIIDYDVEPVVPSYEYASKLSKVAKSKWKTAKIHIAVDTGMGRIGFQPNENSIKEICNISKLPNIEIQSLFSHFSTSDEKDKTYSHEQFEKYKTFYNELINKKIKIDLRNIANSAAIMELPDTYCDSVRPGIIIYGYYPSDDVDRNDLSIKPVMSLKAKVAYVKTLEAGKYVGYGRKFKSERKSIIATLPIGYADGYTRMLSGKAKVIVNGKFAPIVGSICMDQCMIDVTDVGEVNVGDEVILMGEKNGLKFDAEDIAKIIGTISYEILCSISRRVPRVYIKDGKIIKIRNYLK encoded by the coding sequence TTGTTTAAAGATTACAGACCTGTATGGGAAGAAATTAATTTAGACAATCTTGTATATAATATACGTCAAATAAAACTGAAAGTTGGTAACAATAAAGGACTGATAGGTGTTGTTAAAGCTAATGCCTATGGTCATGGAGCTTTGGAAGTATCACAGGTTTTATTAGAAAATGGAGTAAATAGATTGGCCGTATCTGAATTAGATGAAGCAATAGAACTTAGAGAAAATGGAATTAAAGCTCCCATAATGATACTTGGCATAGTCCCAGATACTTTTTTGAATGACATAATAGATTATGACGTAGAGCCAGTAGTGCCTTCTTATGAATATGCAAGTAAATTATCAAAGGTAGCTAAAAGTAAATGGAAAACTGCAAAAATACACATTGCAGTAGACACTGGAATGGGAAGAATAGGATTTCAGCCAAATGAAAATAGTATAAAAGAAATATGCAACATAAGTAAGCTTCCAAATATAGAAATACAAAGCTTATTTTCTCATTTTTCCACTTCAGATGAAAAAGACAAAACATATTCACATGAACAATTTGAAAAATACAAAACATTTTACAATGAGCTCATAAATAAAAAAATAAAAATAGACCTAAGAAATATCGCAAATAGTGCAGCTATAATGGAATTGCCTGATACCTATTGTGATTCAGTTAGGCCAGGAATAATAATTTATGGATACTACCCTTCAGATGACGTAGATAGAAATGACCTAAGTATAAAACCCGTAATGAGTTTGAAAGCTAAAGTAGCTTACGTAAAGACATTAGAAGCCGGAAAATACGTTGGCTATGGAAGAAAGTTCAAATCTGAAAGAAAAAGTATAATAGCTACACTTCCAATAGGATATGCAGATGGCTATACTAGAATGCTTTCAGGTAAAGCAAAAGTAATAGTCAATGGTAAATTTGCACCAATAGTTGGTAGCATCTGTATGGATCAATGCATGATAGATGTTACAGATGTAGGTGAAGTAAATGTAGGCGATGAGGTAATACTCATGGGTGAAAAAAATGGATTGAAATTTGATGCAGAAGATATAGCTAAAATAATTGGAACTATAAGTTATGAAATACTCTGTTCCATAAGCAGAAGAGTTCCAAGGGTATATATAAAAGACGGAAAAATAATCAAAATTAGAAATTACCTGAAATAA
- a CDS encoding DMT family transporter, whose product MRNTKLYPIFQALFSALLFGASAPISKILLGQIDPVLLAALLYIGSGAGLLTFQTLEKILYKKNIDEAGLTRRDFPWLLGAVIFGGILGPIIQMISLKVTPASTASLLLNFEGAATTIIAALFFKENIGKKIGTAIVCILSASIILSWNFAGQWGISLGALGIILACVCWGIDNNFTRNISAKNPYTIVIVKGLGAGTFSLILSMILGNYLPDFKIVLMALLLGFLSYGFSTVLFVFAMRNLGSARTSAFFSAAPFISTILSFILLGEVPGVTFAFALPLMIAGTVLIIRENHSHMHVHLYMAHEHRHCHTDGHHNHHHPGIPDSVYHTHYHVHERMEHCHPHTPDLHHRHAH is encoded by the coding sequence ATGAGGAATACTAAATTATATCCAATATTTCAAGCTCTTTTTTCTGCACTACTTTTTGGAGCCAGTGCACCTATTTCAAAAATCCTTCTTGGACAAATAGATCCAGTTCTTCTGGCTGCTCTCTTATATATTGGAAGCGGTGCAGGGCTTTTAACATTTCAAACATTAGAAAAAATTTTATACAAAAAAAATATAGACGAAGCAGGGTTAACTAGAAGAGACTTTCCATGGCTTTTAGGAGCTGTTATTTTTGGAGGAATTTTAGGACCTATAATTCAAATGATAAGTTTAAAAGTAACTCCAGCATCTACTGCATCGTTGCTTTTGAATTTTGAAGGTGCAGCTACCACAATTATTGCAGCACTATTTTTTAAAGAGAACATTGGCAAGAAAATTGGTACCGCTATAGTATGTATACTCTCTGCCAGTATAATTTTATCCTGGAATTTTGCCGGTCAGTGGGGAATATCTTTAGGGGCCTTGGGAATAATACTTGCCTGCGTATGTTGGGGGATAGATAATAATTTTACAAGAAACATATCTGCTAAAAATCCATATACAATAGTTATAGTAAAAGGATTGGGAGCAGGGACATTTTCATTAATTTTGTCAATGATTTTAGGAAATTATTTGCCGGATTTTAAAATAGTTCTTATGGCACTGCTGCTTGGATTTTTAAGCTATGGATTTAGTACAGTTTTGTTTGTATTTGCAATGAGAAATTTAGGTAGTGCTAGAACTAGTGCTTTTTTTAGTGCAGCACCTTTTATAAGTACTATTTTGTCTTTTATTTTGTTAGGAGAAGTTCCAGGTGTTACCTTTGCATTTGCACTTCCTCTTATGATTGCAGGAACGGTTCTTATTATAAGGGAAAATCACAGTCACATGCATGTCCATTTGTATATGGCTCATGAACACAGGCATTGTCATACAGATGGACATCACAATCATCATCATCCTGGTATACCTGATAGTGTGTATCACACTCACTATCACGTTCATGAGAGAATGGAACATTGTCATCCACATACTCCAGACTTGCATCATAGACATGCCCACTAA
- a CDS encoding metal-sensing transcriptional repressor yields MEKNNHPNNKAVVNRLSRIIGHLEAVKRMVEEGRDCSEVIIQISAVRSALNNTGKIILKDHINHCVKDAVEKNDTQVLDNLNNAIDKFWE; encoded by the coding sequence ATGGAAAAAAATAACCATCCAAATAATAAAGCAGTTGTAAATAGGCTGTCTAGGATAATTGGACATCTGGAGGCCGTAAAGCGTATGGTGGAAGAAGGAAGAGACTGTAGTGAAGTTATTATTCAAATATCTGCGGTGAGATCTGCACTTAATAACACAGGAAAAATAATACTGAAAGATCATATCAATCATTGTGTGAAAGATGCAGTTGAAAAAAATGATACACAGGTCTTAGATAATTTGAATAATGCCATTGATAAATTTTGGGAATAA
- a CDS encoding MBL fold metallo-hydrolase gives MNISFLGGAREVGGSCILLHIYNKNILLDCGIRQSSSKDTLPDFKSIQDQGGVDVIIVSHAHMDHIGSLPIISKEYPGARIYTTRMTKDLMKVLLYDSLKIMKNREGEIPLYAEGDVISMLNRVFPINYMVEFSIFENIKLTFYTAGHIAGAACIYITTPEGSLFYSGDFSIFSQKTVEGLKVPKLRPDAAIFESTYGDRLHSNREVEEEKLINIINDCIEKKGKMLIPAFALGRAQEVLLIIKKAVNKKILKDTKVYVDGMIKDINRTYKLNPLYLKNSLGKKILRGIEPFYDDNIIAVDNNKLREDILKDDKPCVIVSSSGMLTGGYSQYYAEKIAPMENGYIVITGYQDEESPGRKLLNLLDEEEDKKLYINEKTVPVNCKVEKVGLSAHSDKYEIKSLIDFLTPKNIFLVHGNEEVVENLSKELSKDVRGRVYAPKCSEIYEINIKNPRKQWKKSIDKVMNCCEEMDENNVKRLWEFVLYNYGERLFTLEELIFIWKGNNKVKNALEDFQRIIVECPYFESDTRRLFLFKTNPEDKVSQSLKNSGIKLNELKETADKYFNKFNTKKISFICDEKKVILNFDFPAVVDKDIYEEIKKFEEEVKWKVEINNAVNINAVSEVVRINLQDASIKKISYRLAENQVVVMLNSKCKVEKEKLDKIENITGLQVLVQSPGIALKDSTIIKAEDECKMMEQNKALNTIDETFEREQFRPYKKSIKSNSKGRYIELTFISPVIGKKYEKNIEELVHLTGWNMKVANSANQNEILQIASILCKSKGIDLKKNPSFNSSDLSVELKLEDGNVENMENVKKEFEYKTGCTLRW, from the coding sequence ATGAACATTTCATTTTTAGGAGGAGCTAGAGAAGTAGGGGGAAGTTGTATCCTTTTGCACATATATAATAAAAATATACTTCTTGATTGCGGCATAAGACAAAGTTCCTCTAAAGACACCCTGCCGGATTTTAAATCAATTCAAGATCAGGGAGGAGTAGATGTTATAATTGTAAGTCATGCCCATATGGATCACATAGGTTCTCTGCCTATAATAAGTAAGGAATATCCAGGGGCTAGAATATATACAACTAGAATGACAAAGGATTTAATGAAAGTACTTTTGTATGATAGTTTAAAAATAATGAAGAATAGGGAAGGAGAAATTCCGCTTTACGCGGAAGGCGATGTTATAAGCATGCTAAATCGTGTGTTCCCAATAAACTATATGGTGGAATTTTCTATATTTGAAAATATAAAACTCACTTTTTATACAGCAGGTCATATAGCGGGAGCTGCTTGTATTTATATTACAACTCCAGAGGGATCATTATTTTATTCTGGAGATTTTTCAATATTTTCACAAAAAACTGTGGAAGGGTTGAAAGTTCCAAAATTAAGGCCAGATGCAGCAATCTTTGAATCCACTTATGGAGATAGACTTCATTCAAATAGAGAAGTGGAAGAGGAAAAACTCATTAATATAATAAATGACTGCATAGAAAAAAAGGGAAAAATGCTTATTCCTGCTTTCGCCCTTGGAAGGGCTCAAGAAGTGCTCCTTATTATAAAAAAAGCAGTAAATAAAAAGATATTAAAAGATACTAAAGTTTATGTAGACGGTATGATAAAGGATATAAACAGAACCTACAAATTAAATCCGCTGTATCTTAAAAATTCTTTAGGAAAAAAGATACTTAGGGGAATTGAACCTTTTTATGATGACAATATAATTGCAGTAGATAATAATAAACTTAGAGAAGATATACTAAAAGACGACAAGCCTTGTGTAATAGTGTCAAGTTCGGGAATGCTTACTGGAGGGTACAGCCAATATTATGCAGAAAAAATAGCTCCTATGGAAAATGGGTACATAGTTATAACAGGATATCAGGATGAGGAATCCCCTGGAAGAAAGCTGCTAAATCTTTTAGATGAAGAAGAGGACAAAAAACTTTACATAAATGAAAAAACTGTTCCTGTAAATTGCAAGGTAGAAAAAGTAGGACTTTCCGCCCACAGTGATAAATATGAAATAAAATCTCTTATAGATTTTTTAACACCTAAAAACATATTTTTAGTTCACGGGAATGAAGAGGTAGTGGAAAACTTGTCAAAAGAGCTTTCAAAAGATGTAAGAGGAAGGGTATATGCACCTAAGTGCAGTGAAATCTATGAGATAAATATAAAAAATCCAAGAAAACAGTGGAAAAAAAGTATTGATAAAGTTATGAACTGTTGTGAAGAAATGGATGAAAATAATGTAAAAAGGTTATGGGAGTTTGTGCTTTATAATTACGGTGAAAGACTTTTTACATTAGAAGAACTTATATTTATATGGAAGGGAAATAACAAGGTAAAAAATGCTTTAGAAGATTTTCAAAGAATTATAGTAGAATGTCCTTATTTTGAAAGTGATACAAGAAGATTGTTTTTATTTAAAACCAATCCTGAGGATAAGGTCTCTCAGAGTTTAAAAAATAGTGGGATTAAATTAAATGAATTAAAAGAGACTGCAGACAAATACTTTAATAAATTTAATACAAAAAAAATTAGCTTTATATGTGACGAGAAAAAGGTGATTCTAAATTTTGATTTTCCAGCTGTAGTAGATAAGGATATATATGAAGAGATAAAAAAATTTGAAGAAGAGGTTAAGTGGAAGGTAGAAATAAATAATGCTGTAAATATAAATGCAGTTTCCGAAGTTGTAAGGATAAATTTACAGGATGCATCTATTAAAAAAATCTCTTATAGGTTAGCAGAAAATCAGGTTGTAGTTATGTTAAATTCTAAATGTAAGGTGGAAAAAGAAAAATTAGATAAAATTGAAAACATTACAGGACTTCAGGTATTAGTACAATCTCCAGGAATAGCTCTAAAAGATAGTACGATTATTAAAGCTGAAGATGAGTGTAAAATGATGGAACAAAATAAAGCTTTAAATACAATAGATGAAACTTTTGAAAGAGAACAGTTTAGGCCTTACAAAAAAAGTATAAAGTCAAATTCTAAGGGAAGATATATAGAACTTACATTTATAAGTCCTGTAATTGGTAAGAAATATGAAAAAAATATAGAGGAATTAGTTCATCTTACAGGGTGGAATATGAAAGTAGCAAATAGTGCAAATCAAAATGAGATATTGCAAATTGCATCTATACTTTGTAAAAGTAAAGGCATAGATTTGAAGAAAAATCCGTCTTTTAATAGCAGCGATTTAAGTGTGGAATTAAAATTGGAAGATGGGAATGTAGAAAATATGGAGAATGTAAAGAAAGAATTTGAGTATAAAACTGGATGCACGTTAAGATGGTAG
- a CDS encoding amidase domain-containing protein, with the protein MSYRDTSSYSRTSAVNYAVKYALTPNPSYKYFSIYQTIGGDCTNFTSQCLHAGGAPMVFSGKNTWWYNIRTNKWSVSWAVAGSLYWYLKVNAEKNSYSIKGREMPSISSLQIGDLIFYRNGKGAIAHSAIITSFRNGRPLISQHTFNALNITYVKDWASKMHFMKIWL; encoded by the coding sequence ATGAGTTATAGAGATACTTCATCCTACTCTAGAACTTCAGCTGTAAACTATGCAGTAAAGTACGCTCTCACCCCCAATCCAAGCTATAAATATTTTTCCATATACCAAACTATCGGTGGTGACTGCACAAATTTCACTTCACAGTGCTTGCATGCAGGAGGAGCGCCTATGGTCTTTTCAGGTAAAAACACCTGGTGGTATAACATTCGAACTAATAAATGGTCAGTTTCCTGGGCTGTAGCAGGTTCTCTTTACTGGTATTTAAAAGTTAACGCTGAAAAAAATTCCTACAGTATAAAAGGAAGAGAAATGCCTTCTATTTCTTCTCTTCAGATAGGTGACTTAATATTTTATCGAAATGGTAAAGGTGCAATAGCTCACTCTGCCATTATTACTTCTTTTCGTAACGGACGCCCACTCATATCCCAGCATACTTTTAATGCCTTAAACATAACTTACGTAAAAGATTGGGCATCTAAAATGCACTTTATGAAAATATGGTTATAA
- a CDS encoding DUF554 domain-containing protein: protein MIAVIVNFVSIIIGSIIGIFLKNGIPKKVKESVFSGLALCVLYIGISGSLKTNNVLTLIISIVIGTILGELIDIDRHITNLGNLIESKFKTKGGKISEGFVTSSLLFCVGAMAIVGSLEAGLDGNYKTLFAKSVIDGVSAIIFSSSLGIGVMISSVSVLIYQGAITLGAVFLKSVLTSSVIADMTGIGSLLIIGLALNMLNITKIKIANLLPSVFMPIFAYIIYTNFHRFLSYIPF, encoded by the coding sequence ATGATAGCAGTTATAGTAAACTTTGTTTCCATAATAATAGGAAGTATAATCGGAATATTTTTAAAAAATGGTATACCAAAAAAAGTTAAAGAAAGCGTTTTTAGTGGACTTGCTTTATGTGTTCTATACATTGGAATTTCAGGTTCCTTAAAGACAAATAACGTACTTACTCTTATAATATCCATAGTAATAGGTACAATTTTAGGAGAACTAATAGATATAGATAGACATATAACAAATCTAGGAAACTTAATAGAAAGTAAATTTAAAACTAAAGGTGGAAAGATATCAGAAGGGTTCGTAACTTCAAGCCTTTTATTTTGTGTTGGAGCCATGGCAATAGTCGGATCTCTAGAAGCAGGTCTTGATGGAAATTACAAAACACTTTTTGCAAAATCCGTAATAGATGGAGTTTCCGCAATTATTTTTTCTTCTTCTCTAGGCATTGGTGTAATGATTTCATCTGTAAGTGTACTCATATACCAGGGTGCTATAACCCTTGGAGCAGTATTTTTAAAAAGTGTTTTGACGAGCTCAGTTATTGCTGATATGACTGGAATAGGCAGCCTTCTAATTATTGGACTTGCCCTAAATATGCTTAACATAACTAAAATAAAAATAGCAAATTTGCTTCCTTCAGTCTTTATGCCAATTTTTGCATACATAATTTATACTAACTTTCATCGTTTTTTATCCTATATTCCATTTTAA
- a CDS encoding nitroreductase family protein, giving the protein MIKELVLKNRSCRRFYQDEKITVETLKYLVNLARLSASGSNLQPLKYVISNTEDNNEKIFKTLGWAGYLRDWNGPEEGEKPSGYVVILDDTSISKSPSFDPGIAAQTILLGAVEKGFGGCMLGNVNKKELKSNLNLDEKYEIILVVALGKPKEQVVIEPMDSNNDVKYWRDENKVHHVPKRSLEDIILDI; this is encoded by the coding sequence ATGATAAAGGAACTAGTTTTAAAAAATAGATCCTGTAGAAGATTTTATCAGGATGAAAAAATAACTGTGGAAACTTTAAAATATTTGGTGAACCTTGCAAGATTATCAGCATCAGGTTCAAATTTGCAGCCACTAAAATACGTTATATCAAATACAGAAGATAATAATGAAAAAATATTTAAGACTTTAGGTTGGGCAGGATACTTAAGGGATTGGAATGGACCTGAAGAAGGAGAAAAACCAAGTGGTTACGTTGTTATACTTGATGACACGTCTATTAGTAAAAGTCCATCATTTGATCCTGGAATAGCAGCTCAAACTATTTTACTTGGAGCTGTAGAAAAAGGATTTGGGGGATGCATGCTGGGAAATGTGAATAAAAAAGAGTTAAAATCAAATCTTAATTTAGATGAAAAGTATGAAATTATATTGGTAGTAGCTCTTGGAAAGCCAAAGGAACAAGTGGTTATAGAACCTATGGATTCAAATAATGATGTGAAGTACTGGAGAGATGAGAATAAAGTTCATCATGTACCAAAAAGAAGTTTAGAAGATATAATCTTAGATATTTAA
- a CDS encoding D-isomer specific 2-hydroxyacid dehydrogenase family protein — protein MKVLAYSHRQDETEYFKKFSKKYDVEVVLCDDPPTMRNADLAKGFDCISIITTKISDKLVEKFHEIGVKFISTRTIGYDHIDIKKAKELGVHIGNVNYSPNSVADYTIMMILMAIRKMKAIMERSNVQDYSLKGVQGKELHNLTVGVIGTGRIGRAVINRLSGFGCKILAYDLYENEEIKKYVTYVTLENLLKNSDIITMHAPATDDNYHMINKDSIALMKDGTFIINIARGSLINTEDLIDAIENKKIGGAAIDVIENEFGLCYNDLKCEILNKREMAILKSFPNVIVTPHTAFYTDQAVSDMVEHSILSCVLFMEGKENPWQIE, from the coding sequence ATGAAAGTTTTAGCATACAGTCATAGACAAGATGAAACTGAATATTTCAAAAAATTCAGTAAAAAATACGACGTGGAGGTTGTATTGTGTGATGATCCACCAACTATGAGAAATGCAGATTTGGCCAAGGGATTTGACTGCATCAGCATTATCACAACTAAAATTTCAGATAAATTAGTAGAAAAATTTCATGAAATTGGAGTAAAATTTATATCTACAAGAACGATAGGGTATGACCATATAGACATAAAAAAGGCGAAGGAACTAGGTGTCCATATAGGCAATGTAAACTATTCACCAAATAGTGTAGCAGATTATACAATCATGATGATTCTTATGGCTATAAGAAAAATGAAAGCTATTATGGAACGAAGTAATGTACAGGACTATTCTTTAAAGGGTGTACAGGGTAAAGAGCTGCACAATTTGACTGTAGGTGTTATTGGTACAGGAAGAATTGGCCGTGCAGTTATAAATCGCTTAAGTGGATTTGGTTGCAAAATATTAGCTTATGATTTATATGAGAATGAAGAAATAAAGAAGTATGTTACATATGTTACACTAGAAAATCTTCTTAAAAACAGTGATATCATTACGATGCATGCACCTGCAACAGATGACAATTATCACATGATAAATAAGGATTCCATAGCACTTATGAAAGATGGTACTTTTATTATTAATATAGCTCGAGGATCGCTTATCAATACTGAAGATCTTATAGATGCCATTGAAAATAAAAAAATTGGCGGTGCAGCTATAGATGTTATTGAAAATGAATTCGGTCTCTGCTATAACGATTTAAAATGTGAGATACTAAATAAAAGAGAAATGGCAATTTTAAAGTCTTTTCCAAATGTAATTGTTACACCTCACACAGCCTTTTATACAGACCAAGCTGTAAGTGACATGGTAGAACATTCTATTTTAAGTTGTGTTTTATTCATGGAAGGCAAAGAAAATCCATGGCAAATTGAATAA
- a CDS encoding DUF3892 domain-containing protein, protein MKNSKITKVRKDKNGKITDVLLENGEVIPLNHAIMMAREHIIEGVGVFKGKDGGEYLVADPDVMDVENLKDLPRF, encoded by the coding sequence ATGAAAAATTCAAAAATAACTAAAGTAAGAAAAGATAAAAATGGAAAAATTACAGATGTATTGCTTGAAAATGGAGAAGTGATTCCTTTAAATCACGCTATAATGATGGCAAGGGAACACATAATTGAAGGAGTTGGCGTATTTAAAGGTAAAGATGGAGGAGAATATTTAGTAGCTGACCCTGATGTTATGGATGTTGAAAATTTAAAGGATTTACCAAGATTTTAA